In Stomoxys calcitrans chromosome 2, idStoCalc2.1, whole genome shotgun sequence, the following proteins share a genomic window:
- the LOC106087514 gene encoding uncharacterized protein LOC106087514 produces MWNNFDQSPLEDETISNAFSSRGIFRISSDDEIIQYPHVQASVQNKKMVVAVDKTVFLLEDELVAKCFVLSFNANIDVMGISNTGNLIICGLSDGEIHGIYIKGTPLFNQCIKVEDIHVAGGKTFAGIQQVDNKFCITCTNGSVYSLLGIDENPLEEKLNVSLVENDMIELEKYFADVSLQRLFAIRGINEITAALLINQNVRMADSQEMDLLLIAGTQNAIYVRSSQDDVVRLSLSDVYRGIKEIYNLENFIVLLTNSGHLLELCPFTKLLLYPMEHGETIILIDNLIVMDCNDEHVELLILTKQTKSEDKCIKIIDYPALKCQNELDVAEHSWLVQQPKCSVNLYYLTGSQCNSNDLPSILEMILVSETHPSERFKKLIAKGHLEEAEDFGRQFELCLQPIYEAKARKMLLEMSTLGDNNPELLNELFKNLMTLLQKIENKEFFRQNRMINLPSRKILEKFLKEVLNHLDEEFDEQHILEIVEQLDRLKTLAILDPYEINPDWQKFVYHSNLVKYINSLFKSDMSMASLIWKRHSCAILPNLNGKELGQILSLIPSDTKPFNILQWLKQFVPVVSNTHPEVMPFITDWSIEKTRSLQYAEHWPEIGLEFSTKVAEIFEDIQFLHSDVRRQHERNIGKLRDLVNALQDLFVLKKSYNLIFTLDNYLQDSIDETAKCILLRVHLDNLKSLVNDFLYPIYQEKGQSPVAAIRRYICQLVASRNSFSTWLERSVACIELLHNEDDRLESALLVLQNSPVPWPDTVDPLIKLRYSTHPLATKINTEYEIQVIKIMKVKYGWPTDNASDINLNLFMFRILRMDLPDMLDDIRTLTKAAPEIATSANFNCCYQMVRKGKPEVAADFFKSLKADTTTKYANDVIELFAEVLENSPTPLTAESIEEQKCLIEFFRFITPRTCPTSQKRLRAIQNRFTLRHRYEIQIIDIIDLAAYNNRLDYLNMAIENIIKRSLETDNICGYFINEIRELSQALDLSKMFVVKSLCQRMKCLILSCALTYNMLELVDCTRENKNDFIELALVLLSQQVQLTKGIQQSSTLAALLNDNDPLAYPLAYELLVRASVVEVNQTCELIEVINYVRIGRSSYNSNAIAQFYESREKEISKLICDAIDASEISVGEITLNFSTALNNSFDIKQESKPKKRYSVSIFDEVVVPLPTQTQQTKVHHSDHIHIVRFVSRTILFLVLQTPPTNSLLAKLKEFILSSAEENVKMDVVGAKDDFFVSLEQLIKSKMHDVWYSMVQYILDYQQRHNCKLINTDFVSIQMGRVFRNILSQKDVNFLDLYVMLTADPHSSELLEKLENDLKTDQQKVNFLTLSEMYYSQFEESANVEAIRTKRIKHFYYLEFCKQDPSIKGKFNADIDPIEHLLKEFHNKQLDVKLLERMSADFNLDYQKMLIAQVISILKSQEMQFEIKTDSFGDEELVMITTVEGIRNMCQPYLNEIKNTELLTSKLKQFIDEIHIYFYELYLCVIEILLYFEAVPKEMQVWTSILHFLKHKMVSRRRNRPGQLENDMWFESAKEIGVLPKIARYRLPFKPIVEQPLKDILDSELSVDNCESWFPLIKMHTVLKGSTDVAHNCDYFCMSAVKNSITEYKSRDDGETWHLQPTNNAFLKSVLRLVNHVHNHSKAFMILYFVSNYAPDGADQVEASYECYKYCMEHEQLITDPKCAEQVVKIKRKYPILKTQHLLYIYGLAEEKIMRLVENPTELIYQLYHHEQILKGGKLDINAVVKKIAELHNLSVDPIQFKLLQKWLSFTMDTPDGTVLDETLFEDQNLADNVAEDTGTAAENVVRANYVINSWPREVAMQFLVGHIYAPECSSNTSKQLQMYECYFKLYDGSKQFDHMLDQKQYITIKCVHELKKLGYNSTLQKFANSNKIDILKTLWQRNTNNANTLQILANICLGFDIYLPKVWNGILKRMVMIGMVKELNALVDLLSCKPQLLHTEGLILAWDCVLIHPFKNANQAKSVEQEEILHKTLFRLQSCPVVHSLNLLKFAENCERLNRPHMAAVFLAFCRTEEQRKQIKSLLTGRYAKLRQDILDLEDAGILPFILNFALKELNL; encoded by the exons atGTGGAATAATTTCGACCAATCCCCTTTGGAAGACGAGACCATATCAAATGCTTTCTCTTCTAGGGGTATTTTTCGTATTAGCAGCGATGATGAG ATCATACAATATCCCCATGTTCAAGCTTCAGTGCAAAATAAGAAAATGGTTGTGGCTGTCGACAAGACAGTTTTCCTTTTGGAGGATGAACTTGTTGCTAAATGTTTTGTGCTGTCCTTCAATGCCAACATTGATGTAATGGGAATTTCCAATACCGGAAATTTAATTATTTGCGGTCTAAGTGATGGTGAAATTCATGGCATTTACATCAAAGGCACGCCACTGTTTAATCAATGCATAAAAGTGGAAGATATTCATGTAGCTGGTGGCAAGACATTTGCGGGAATTCAACAGgtggataacaaattttgtatTACTTGTACCAATGGAAGTGTGTACAG CCTTTTGGGAATCGATGAAAACCCTTTAGAAGAAAAACTAAATGTGTCATTGGTGGAAAATGACATGATTgaattggaaaaatattttgctgATGTGTCTCTGCAACGTTTATTTGCCATAAGGGGAATTAATGAAATCACTGCTGCATTGTTAATAAATCAAAACGTTAGAATGGCAGACTCTCAAGAAATGGATCTTCTTTTGATAGCTGGCACCCAAAATGCGATTTATGTGCGATCCTCCCAAGATGATGTAGTGCGTTTAAGTCTTTCGGATGTATATCGAGGAATCAAAGAGATAtacaatttggaaaatttcat TGTCCTGCTTACGAATTCGGGTCATTTACTAGAACTTTGTCCTTTCACAAAACTGTTGTTATATCCAATGGAACATGGTGAAACTATTATTTTAATCGATAACTTGATTGTCATGGATTGCAACGATGAGCATGTTGAATTGcttattttaacaaaacaaacaaaatcagaaGATAAATGTATCAAAATTATTGATTATCCAG ctCTTAAATGTCAAAACGAATTGGATGTGGCTGAACATTCGTGGCTTGTCCAACAGCCTAAATGTTCTGTAAATTTGTACTATCTAACTGGTTCTCAATGCAATTCCAATGATTTACCTTCCATTTTGGAAATGATTTTGGTTTCCGAAACACATCCTAGTGAAAGATTTAAGAAACTTATAGCCAAAGGCCATCTAGAGGAAGCCGAAGACTTTGGCAGACAGTTTGAGTTATGTTTGCAGCCAATCTACGAAGCAAAAGCTAGAAAAATGTTGCTAGAAATGTCCACGTTAGGTGAT AACAATCCAGAGTTATTAAATGAACTCTTCAAAAATCTCATGACACTTTTGCAAAAGATTGAAAACAAGGAattctttcgtcaaaatcgaatGATTAATTTgccgtcgcgcaaaattttggagaaatttttaaaagaagtgCTCAATCATCTGGACGAAGag TTTGATGAGCAACACATTTTGGAAATTGTCGAACAGTTGGATCGCTTGAAGACATTGGCCATACTTGATCCTTATGAAATCAATCCGGACTGGCAGAAATTCGTATATCATTCGAATTTAGTGAAATATATAAATTCTCTCTTTAAGAGTGACATGTCGATGGCTTCGCTGATATGGAAACGCCACTCATGTGCCATTTTGCCAAATCTTAATGGTAAAGAATTAGGACAAATCCTGAGCTTAATACCCAGCGATACAAAGCCTTTTAATATTCTGCAATGGCTAAAGCAATTTGTACCTGTGGTCAGCAACACTCATCCCGAAGTTATGCCTTTCATAACTGATTGGAGCATTGAGAAAACCAGATCGCTGCAATATGCAGAACATTGGCCCGAAATTGGTCTTGAATTCTCCACAAAGGTTGCCGAAATATTTGAAGATATACAATTCTTGCACTCAGATGTAAGAAGACAGCATGAGCGCAATATTGGCAAATTGAGAGATTTGGTTAATGCTCTACAGGATTTGTTTGTTCTAAAGAAGagttataatttaattttcactTTGGATAATTATTTGCAA GACAGCATAGATGAAACTGCCAAATGCATTCTGCTGCGTGTCCACTTGGATAATTTGAAGAGTTTAGTGAATGATTTCCTATATCCCATTTACCAAGAAAAGGGCCAATCTCCAGTTGCTGCCATAAGACGTTACATTTGCCAGTTGGTGGCCAGCAGAAATTCTTTCTCAACATGGCTTGAAAGATCGGTGGCCTGCATAGAACTATTACACAACGAAGATGATCGTTTGGAGTCGGCCTTACTAGTGTTGCAG aACTCTCCAGTTCCCTGGCCTGATACTGTTGATCCTCTCATCAAGTTGCGCTACTCTACACATCCTTTGGCCACGAAAATTAATACAGAATATGAAATTCAAGTTATTAAAATAATGAAAGTTAAATATGGTTGGCCTACCGATAATGCCTCAGATATCAATTTGAATTTGTTCATGTTTCGCATCTTGAGAATGGATTTGCCTGACATGTTAGATGACATTAGGACCTTGACGAAGGCAGCACCAGAAATTGCCACCAGTGCAAATTTCAATTGCTGCTATCAAATGGTTAGAAAAGGTAAACCCGAAGTGGCTGCGGACttttttaaatctttaaaaGCAGATACAACTACGAAATATGCCAACGATGTGATAGAATTGTTTGCG GAAGTCTTGGAAAATTCTCCTACACCCCTAACTGCAGAATCCATTGAGGAGCAAAAGTGCCTTATTGAATTCTTTCGCTTTATTACACCACGCACATGCCCCACATCACAGAAACGCCTTAGGGCTATACAAAATCGTTTTACACTTCGTCATAGATATGAAATACAAATTATTGACATTATCGATTTGGCTGCCTACAACAACCGCCTTGACTACCTTAACATGGCGATAGAGAATATCATTAAGCGCAGCTTGGAAACAGATAACATATGCGGTTACTTTATAAATGAAATTCGTGAATTGTCCCAGGCCTTGGATTTgtcaaaaatgtttgttgtcAAATCCTTATGTCAGCGTATGAAGTGTTTAATCTTATCGTGTGCCTTGACCTACAACATGCTTGAATTGGTCGATTGTACACGGGAAAATAAGAATGATTTTATAGAATTGGCCTTGGTATTGCTGAGCCAGCAGGTACAGTTGACCAAGGGCATACAACAATCCAGTACACTGGCGGCCCTTTTGAACGACAATGATCCTTTGGCTTATCCCCTGGCCTATGAGCTGCTGGTTAGGGCATCTGTGGTTGAGGTGAATCAAACCTGTGAATTGATTGAAGTGATCAATTATGTGCGTATTGGCAGGTCTAGCTATAACAGCAATGCCATAGCCCAATTCTATGAGAGCAGAGAGAAGGAAATATCCAAATTGATTTGCGATGCTATTGATGCCTCGGAAATTTCAGTGGGAGAAATTACTTTGAATTTCTCCACGGCCTTGAATAACTCATTTGATATCAAACAGGAAAGCAAGCCCAAGAAAAGATATTCTGTGTCCATATTCGATGAGGTGGTAGTTCCATTGCCAACACAAACACAACAAACAAAG GTCCATCACAGTGATCATATACACATTGTAAGATTTGTTTCCCGTACTATTTTGTTTCTTGTTCTGCAAACGCCCCCCACCAATAGCCTATTGGCAAAACTGAAGGAATTTATTTTGAGTAGTGCGGAGGAGAATGTTAAAATGGATGTCGTAGGTGCCAAAGATGATTTCTTTGTATCCTTGGAGCAACTCATAAAGAGTAAAATGCATGATGTATGGTATTCCATGGTTCAGTATATTCTAGACTATCAGCAAAGGCATAACTGCAAGCTCATTAACACTGATTTTGTTTCCATACAAATGGGTCGAGTATTCCGAAATATTTTGTCGCAAAAGGATGTCAACTTTTTGG ATCTATATGTGATGCTAACAGCAGATCCCCATTCCTCGGAATTATTggaaaaattagaaaacgatttgaaAACCGATCaacaaaaagtcaattttttgaCTTTATCAGAAATGTATTACAGCCAATTCGAGGAGAGCGCCAATGTGGAGGCCATCCGAACAAA ACGCATCAAACATTTCTATTATTTAGAGTTTTGCAAACAGGATCCCAGCATCAAGGGTAAATTTAATGCTGACATTGATCCTATAGAACATCTATTGAAGGAATTCCACAATAAGCAATTGGATGTAAAACTATTGGAAAGAATGAGTGCAGATTTCAATTTGGATTATCAAAAAATGCTGATAGCACAG GTTATAAGCATATTGAAGTCTCAGGAAATGCAGTTCGAAATAAAAACCGATAGTTTTGGTGACGAGGAATTGGTTATGATAACTACTGTGGAAGGAATACGCAATATGTGCCAACCATATCTCAACGAAATCAAAAATACCGAGTTATTAACTTCAAAACTTAAGCAATTTATTGATGAG ATCCACATCTATTTCTACGAGCTGTATTTGTGTGTCATTGAAATTCTTCTGTACTTTGAAGCTGTGCCCAAAGAAATGCAGGTGTGGACCAGCatattacattttttgaaaCACAAAATGGTTTCAAGGCGCCGTAATCGCCCCGGCCAACTGGAGAATGATATGTGGTTCGAATCGGCAAAGGAAATAGGAGTTTTACCCAAAATCGCGCGTTATCGATTGCCCTTCAAGCCCATTGTGGAGCAGCCTCTAAAGGATATTCTTGATTCGGAATTGAGTGTTGACAATTGTGAATCTTGGTTCCCGCTCATAAAAATGCACACTGTGCTCAAAGGGTCTACAGATGTAGCACACAATTGTGATTACTTCTGCATGTCGGCAGTGAAAAATTCCATAACCGAATACAAAAGTCGTGATGATGGCGAGACATGGCATTTGCAACCCACCAACAATGCTTTCCTAAAGTCGGTGCTGCGTTTGGTCAATCATGTCCATAATCATTCCAAGGCCTTTATGATTTTGTACTTTGTCTCCAATTATGCCCCCGATGGTGCCGATCAAGTTGAGGCCTCCTATGAATGCTACAAATACTGTATGGAGCATGAGCAGCTCATAACCGATCCTAAATGTGCCGAACAAGTTGTAAAAATTAAACGCAAATACCCCATTTtgaagactcaacatctgcttTACATCTATGGTTTGGCGGAGGAGAAGATCATGCGTTTGGTGGAGAATCCCACAGAGTTAATTTATCAGTTGTATCACCACGAACAAATACTAAAGGGTGGCAAATTGGATATAAACGCGGTGGTAAAGAAGATTGCCGAACTGCATAATTTGAGTGTGGATCCCATACAATTTAAATTATTGCAAAAATGGTTGTCCTTTACCATGGACACACCCGACGGCACAGTGCTGGATGAAACTCTGTTTGAAGATCAAAATCTGGCGGACAATGTTGCCGAGGATACGGGAACAGCAGCAGAAAATGTTGTTAG AGCCAACTATGTCATCAACAGTTGGCCCCGAGAGGTAGCTATGCAGTTTTTGGTGGGTCATATTTATGCTCCCGAATG CTCCTCAAACACCTCCAAGCAACTGCAAATGTATGAGTGTTATTTCAAACTTTACGATGGCAGTAAACAATTTGATCATATGCTTGACCAGAAACAGTACATCACCATTAAGTGTGTGCACGAGCTAAAGAAACTGGGTTACAATTCTACTCTGCAGAAATTTGCCAATAGCAATAAAATTGACATTCTCAAGACACTGTGGCAAAGGAACACCAACAATGCCAATactttacaaattttggcaaatatatGCCTGGGCTTTGATATATACCTGCCCAAGGTGTGGAATGGCATACTTAAGCGCATGGTCATGATTGGCATGGTCAAGGAATTGAATGCTTTGGTGGATTTACTTTCTTGCAAGCCACAATTGCTGCATACAGAAGGTCTAATATTGGCATGGGATTGTGTTCTGATTCATCCCTTCAAGAATGCCAACCAGGCAAAATCTGTGGAACAAGAGGAAATATTACACAAGACTTTATTTAGACTACAG agCTGCCCTGTGGTACATTCTTTGAACCTTTTGAAATTCGCAGAGAATTGTGAACGTTTAAATAGGCCGCACATGGCTGCagtatttttggcattttgtcGAACGGAAGAGCAGCGAAAGCAAATTAAGAGT CTACTCACAGGGCGATATGCAAAACTGCGTCAAGATATTTTAGATTTAGAGGATGCTGGCATTTTGCCTTTCATCCTAAATTTTGCTCTAAAGGAATTAAATTTGTAG